In a single window of the Streptacidiphilus sp. P02-A3a genome:
- a CDS encoding ROK family transcriptional regulator, which produces MANLTALRDHNTAAVLRRIRAARETSQLELAEATGLTAQAISKIVRRLTEEGLVTPSGRGRPTGGKPRTLLSLVPQARWAVGAQLGRTALTVLLVDLGGRVAAAASAPIERGWTPSEVMDLLAARIEAVLAQVPRERVLGVGVACPGPLDQRTGVLHQATGLPGWDGVALGDELAARLDLPVAVDKDTTAGVLSQPGSADRAFVYLDDGLGAGLVLGGRVQRGARTNAGEFGHQVLDPAGPRCACGSRGCLEALCRAALDADRPDLAADLLGVGVANLLRLLDVDQVVLGGRAVLADPERWRARVAAALRARTPDPDWQAVEVTVARAGERAVALGAAGLVLGPWFGAGEALGAVLGAVLD; this is translated from the coding sequence ATGGCCAACCTCACCGCCCTCCGCGACCACAACACCGCCGCCGTCCTCCGGCGGATCCGGGCGGCGCGGGAGACCAGCCAGCTGGAGCTGGCCGAGGCGACCGGGCTCACCGCGCAGGCGATCAGCAAGATCGTCCGGCGGCTCACCGAGGAGGGACTGGTCACCCCGTCCGGGCGCGGCCGACCGACCGGCGGCAAGCCGCGCACCCTGCTCAGCCTGGTACCGCAGGCCCGCTGGGCGGTCGGCGCGCAACTCGGACGCACCGCGCTGACCGTGCTGCTGGTCGACCTCGGCGGCCGGGTCGCCGCCGCGGCCTCGGCCCCGATCGAGCGCGGCTGGACCCCGTCCGAGGTGATGGACCTGCTGGCGGCGCGGATCGAGGCGGTGCTCGCGCAGGTGCCGCGCGAGCGGGTGCTCGGCGTCGGCGTGGCCTGCCCCGGACCGCTGGACCAGCGCACCGGTGTGCTGCACCAGGCCACCGGCCTGCCCGGTTGGGACGGCGTCGCCCTCGGCGACGAACTCGCCGCCAGGCTCGACCTGCCGGTCGCCGTCGACAAGGACACCACGGCGGGCGTGCTCAGCCAGCCGGGATCCGCCGACCGGGCCTTCGTCTACCTGGACGACGGGCTCGGCGCGGGCCTCGTCCTCGGCGGCCGGGTACAGCGCGGGGCCCGCACCAACGCCGGGGAGTTCGGCCACCAGGTGCTCGACCCGGCCGGGCCGCGCTGCGCCTGCGGCAGCCGGGGCTGCCTGGAGGCCCTGTGCCGGGCCGCGCTCGACGCGGACCGCCCGGACCTGGCCGCGGACCTGCTCGGCGTGGGCGTGGCGAACCTGCTCCGGCTGCTGGACGTGGACCAGGTGGTGCTCGGCGGCCGGGCGGTACTGGCCGATCCGGAGCGTTGGCGGGCCCGGGTCGCGGCGGCGCTGCGCGCGCGGACGCCGGACCCGGACTGGCAGGCGGTCGAGGTGACGGTGGCCCGGGCGGGTGAGCGCGCGGTCGCGCTGGGCGCGGCCGGGCTGGTCCTCGGTCCGTGGTTCGGCGCGGGCGAGGCGCTGGGGGCGGTGCTGGGCGCGGTGCTGGACTGA
- a CDS encoding Gfo/Idh/MocA family oxidoreductase, translating to MDTPLHRVGLVGYGLAGSAFHAPLIATTPGLSLAAVVTRETERAAQARAGYPGVEVVDAIEQLWPLNLDLVVVASPNRLHVAHATAALEAGVAVVVDKPLAATADQARALADRAEALGLPLSVFQNRRWDGDFLTVAELVRGGRLGTVHRFESRFERWRPQLKGGWRELGDPAEAGGLLYDLGSHLVDQALTLFGPATEVYAELDCRRPGALTDDDAFVALRHANGTRSHLWMSAVAGDLGPRFRVLGSDRAYVVHGLDGQEAALRAGRTPADPDWGVTPPAEYGLLGAGADTAAQPTLAGAYQRYYAGMAEALHGRAPVPVDARDAVASLTVLEAARRSAAEQRVVTL from the coding sequence ATGGACACTCCCCTGCACCGCGTCGGGCTGGTCGGCTACGGGCTGGCCGGTTCGGCCTTCCACGCCCCGCTGATCGCCACCACCCCCGGCCTGTCCCTGGCCGCCGTCGTCACCCGCGAAACCGAACGCGCGGCACAGGCCCGCGCCGGGTATCCGGGGGTCGAGGTGGTCGACGCCATCGAACAGCTGTGGCCGCTGAACCTGGACCTGGTGGTGGTCGCCTCACCCAACCGGCTGCACGTCGCCCACGCGACCGCCGCGCTGGAGGCGGGCGTGGCGGTGGTCGTCGACAAGCCGCTGGCGGCGACCGCCGACCAGGCCCGGGCCCTGGCGGACCGGGCGGAGGCGCTGGGGCTGCCGCTGAGCGTCTTCCAGAACCGGCGCTGGGACGGCGACTTCCTCACCGTCGCCGAGCTGGTGCGCGGCGGCAGGCTGGGCACGGTGCACCGGTTCGAGTCGCGCTTCGAGCGCTGGCGTCCGCAGCTCAAGGGCGGCTGGCGGGAGCTGGGCGACCCGGCCGAGGCGGGCGGGCTGCTGTACGACCTGGGCAGCCACCTGGTCGACCAGGCGCTGACCCTGTTCGGCCCGGCCACCGAGGTCTACGCCGAGCTGGACTGCCGCCGTCCGGGCGCGCTGACCGACGACGACGCGTTCGTGGCGCTGCGGCACGCCAACGGCACCCGCTCGCACCTGTGGATGAGCGCCGTCGCGGGCGATCTCGGGCCGCGCTTCCGGGTCCTGGGCAGTGACCGCGCCTACGTCGTCCACGGTCTGGACGGGCAGGAGGCGGCGCTGCGCGCGGGCCGGACCCCGGCCGATCCGGACTGGGGGGTGACGCCCCCGGCGGAGTACGGCCTGCTCGGCGCGGGTGCGGACACCGCCGCGCAGCCGACCCTCGCGGGCGCCTACCAGCGCTACTACGCGGGCATGGCCGAGGCCCTGCACGGCAGGGCGCCGGTACCGGTGGACGCGCGGGACGCGGTCGCCTCGCTGACCGTCCTGGAGGCGGCCCGGCGGTCCGCCGCCGAGCAGCGGGTGGTGACCCTGTGA
- a CDS encoding heme-degrading domain-containing protein, producing MTARPAPTTPELEEQERRLRLSRFDNDDAWRLGCLLVGLARERGHAVTVDVRRGEQQLFHCALPGTSADNDAWIDRKTRVVRRYGASSYLVGQRFRDGGSSFEEKSRLDPDRFAAHGGAFPLHVAGVGVVGTVAVSGLPQLDDHLLVVEGLERFLADPEARQAG from the coding sequence GTGACCGCGCGACCGGCGCCGACCACCCCGGAACTGGAGGAGCAGGAGCGGCGGTTGCGGCTGTCGCGGTTCGACAACGACGACGCCTGGCGGCTGGGCTGCCTGCTGGTCGGCCTGGCCCGCGAGCGCGGCCACGCCGTCACCGTGGACGTCCGGCGCGGCGAGCAGCAGCTGTTCCACTGCGCGCTGCCCGGCACCAGCGCCGACAACGACGCCTGGATCGACCGCAAGACCCGGGTGGTCCGCCGCTACGGCGCGAGTTCGTACCTGGTCGGGCAGCGGTTCCGGGACGGCGGCAGCAGCTTCGAGGAGAAGTCGCGGCTCGACCCCGACCGCTTCGCCGCGCACGGCGGCGCCTTCCCGCTGCACGTCGCGGGCGTCGGCGTGGTGGGGACGGTCGCCGTCTCCGGTCTCCCGCAGCTGGACGACCACCTGCTGGTGGTCGAGGGCCTGGAGCGCTTCCTGGCCGACCCCGAGGCACGGCAAGCGGGATAG
- a CDS encoding TetR/AcrR family transcriptional regulator yields the protein MPTGVAMRDPREQLFDAAERVLLRDGPNALTSRAVTTEAGCAKGVLHRHFADFDAFLAELVLARVARVGAQSAALREAAGSGSVVGNLTAALTGLFESVAVAVVGLVISRDGLRARLRQAGLTGIPVLAQAAVMIADYLGAERERGRIAAEADVDTLALTLIGSGHLLFAGTEGSPPPDGAVRTVVESVVAGALP from the coding sequence ATGCCGACCGGAGTGGCCATGCGCGATCCGCGCGAGCAGCTGTTCGACGCCGCCGAGCGGGTGCTGCTCCGGGACGGCCCGAACGCGCTGACCAGCAGGGCGGTCACCACCGAGGCGGGCTGCGCCAAGGGCGTGCTGCACCGGCACTTCGCCGACTTCGACGCCTTCCTGGCGGAGCTGGTGCTCGCCCGGGTCGCCCGGGTCGGCGCGCAGTCCGCCGCGCTGCGCGAGGCCGCCGGGAGCGGCAGCGTGGTCGGCAACCTGACCGCCGCGCTGACCGGGCTGTTCGAGTCGGTCGCGGTGGCCGTCGTCGGCCTGGTCATCTCCCGGGACGGCCTGCGGGCCCGGCTGCGCCAGGCCGGGCTGACCGGCATCCCGGTCCTGGCGCAGGCCGCGGTGATGATCGCCGACTACCTCGGCGCGGAGCGCGAACGCGGCCGGATCGCGGCGGAAGCCGATGTCGACACGCTGGCGCTCACCCTGATCGGCAGCGGCCACCTGCTCTTCGCCGGGACCGAGGGCAGCCCGCCGCCGGACGGCGCGGTGCGCACGGTGGTGGAATCGGTCGTCGCCGGGGCGCTGCCCTGA
- a CDS encoding class I SAM-dependent methyltransferase: MPTLSPEPTPRPRLEPHQHRQMAESFGADAERYDRTRPRYPEAVVRRIAAAAPGPGLLDVGCGTGILARQFRAAGCRALGVEPDQRMAELARRLGVDVEVAGFEAWDPAGRRFDAVVAGQAWHWIDPVAGAAKAALALRPGGRLAALWNAFQLPTEVAQAIADACRRVMPEAPFDFQAMVRPPLDPYQGLLAKAADGIREAGGFSEPEQWRLAWQWQYTREAWLDQMPTQGLFTRLPPDRLAELLVAVGAAIDAIGGGFTAEYTTVVVTAARD; encoded by the coding sequence ATGCCCACTCTATCGCCCGAGCCGACCCCGCGGCCCCGCCTGGAACCCCATCAGCACCGGCAGATGGCGGAGTCCTTCGGCGCCGACGCGGAGCGCTACGACCGGACCCGCCCCCGCTACCCCGAGGCCGTGGTGCGCCGGATCGCCGCCGCCGCGCCGGGCCCCGGCCTGCTGGACGTCGGCTGCGGCACCGGGATCCTCGCCCGGCAGTTCCGGGCGGCCGGCTGCCGCGCCCTGGGGGTCGAGCCCGACCAGCGGATGGCGGAGCTGGCGCGGCGGCTCGGGGTCGACGTCGAGGTGGCCGGCTTCGAGGCCTGGGACCCGGCCGGACGGCGGTTCGACGCGGTCGTCGCGGGCCAGGCCTGGCACTGGATCGACCCGGTGGCCGGGGCGGCCAAGGCCGCGCTGGCGCTGCGCCCCGGCGGTCGGCTGGCGGCCCTGTGGAACGCGTTCCAGCTCCCGACCGAGGTGGCGCAGGCGATCGCGGACGCCTGCCGCCGGGTCATGCCCGAGGCGCCGTTCGACTTCCAGGCGATGGTCCGGCCGCCCCTGGACCCGTACCAGGGCCTGCTCGCCAAGGCCGCCGACGGGATCCGGGAGGCGGGCGGGTTCAGCGAACCGGAGCAGTGGCGGCTCGCCTGGCAGTGGCAGTACACCCGGGAGGCCTGGCTCGACCAGATGCCCACCCAGGGCCTGTTCACCCGGCTGCCGCCGGACCGGCTGGCGGAGCTGCTGGTGGCGGTCGGGGCGGCGATCGACGCGATCGGCGGCGGCTTCACCGCCGAGTACACCACGGTGGTGGTGACCGCGGCCCGCGACTGA
- a CDS encoding MFS transporter produces MTALPPGPGARPLTGPPDVFRPPTSWLRQPVVASVLLAASLQTLWALLLANGGGDMAAQYAWAQYASAHPGSAYDLSWYGGMYPASYSVLTPYLMAWLGVRTAAVVAGTLSAALFARLLTRSGIARPLLPALCGAAALSYDTASGRITFGIGVPLALAAVLVAYEARAERAGATAAGALGLLATLASPVDGLFLLVVAPALFRTGRRPAAFALAAGPPLVVAATTLLFPFYGVQPDTLAQAALVGATVLPIALLAPPDWRAVRVGAWVYLLGNLLSLAVPSPVGSNVSRLSLLFSAALLLAAAMAARGRRAAALWLAFAFALGWQSYQPVGTALDTASATGWARYVRPLTAELTRLGADRDRVEVVAASTHVESSLLAPYVELARGWNRQIDVVRNPLFYDGTLDPAGYRAWLDTWAVGYVVLPDTPLDAASRAEGRIVAADQPWLRRVWRDAHWQVYRVEDAVPLVSRPSTVLLAGEGELTVRVPAAGPVLLRVIWSPWLGLLDGRHGCLEQSAQWTLLRADAPGTFRIGARYALPRGTPCPVPGGG; encoded by the coding sequence GTGACCGCCCTGCCGCCCGGCCCCGGAGCGAGGCCGCTGACCGGCCCGCCGGACGTGTTCCGCCCGCCGACGTCCTGGCTGCGGCAACCGGTCGTGGCCTCGGTGCTGCTGGCCGCGTCGCTGCAGACGCTCTGGGCGCTGCTGCTGGCCAACGGCGGCGGCGACATGGCCGCGCAGTACGCCTGGGCCCAGTACGCCTCCGCCCACCCCGGTTCGGCCTACGACCTGTCCTGGTACGGCGGCATGTACCCGGCCTCGTACAGCGTGCTCACCCCGTATCTGATGGCCTGGCTGGGGGTGCGCACCGCGGCGGTGGTCGCCGGGACGCTGTCCGCCGCGCTCTTCGCCCGGCTGCTGACCCGTTCCGGCATCGCCCGTCCGCTGCTGCCCGCGCTGTGCGGCGCGGCGGCGCTGTCGTACGACACCGCGTCCGGCCGGATCACCTTCGGCATCGGGGTGCCGCTGGCGCTCGCGGCCGTGCTGGTCGCGTACGAGGCCAGGGCCGAGCGGGCCGGGGCCACCGCCGCCGGGGCGCTGGGCCTGCTGGCCACCCTGGCCAGCCCGGTCGACGGCCTGTTCCTGCTGGTGGTGGCCCCGGCGCTGTTCCGCACCGGGCGCCGTCCGGCCGCCTTCGCGCTGGCCGCGGGCCCGCCGCTGGTGGTCGCGGCCACCACGCTGCTCTTCCCGTTCTACGGCGTCCAGCCGGACACCCTGGCCCAGGCGGCGCTGGTGGGCGCCACCGTGCTGCCGATCGCCCTGCTGGCGCCACCCGACTGGCGGGCGGTCCGCGTCGGAGCCTGGGTCTACCTGCTCGGCAACCTGCTGTCGCTGGCGGTCCCCTCCCCGGTCGGCAGCAACGTCTCACGGCTGTCGCTGCTGTTCTCGGCCGCCCTGCTGCTGGCGGCGGCCATGGCCGCGCGCGGGCGGCGGGCGGCGGCGCTGTGGCTCGCGTTCGCGTTCGCCCTGGGCTGGCAGAGCTACCAGCCGGTGGGCACCGCCCTGGACACCGCCTCCGCGACCGGCTGGGCCCGGTACGTGAGGCCGCTGACCGCCGAGCTGACCCGGCTGGGCGCGGACCGGGACCGGGTCGAGGTGGTGGCCGCCAGCACGCACGTCGAGTCCTCGCTGCTGGCGCCGTACGTCGAGCTGGCACGGGGCTGGAACCGGCAGATCGACGTGGTGCGCAACCCGCTCTTCTACGACGGCACGCTCGACCCGGCCGGCTACCGCGCCTGGCTGGACACCTGGGCGGTGGGCTACGTGGTGCTGCCCGACACGCCGCTGGACGCCGCCTCCCGGGCCGAGGGCCGGATCGTCGCCGCCGACCAGCCGTGGCTGCGGCGGGTCTGGCGGGACGCGCACTGGCAGGTCTACCGGGTCGAGGACGCGGTACCGCTGGTGTCCCGGCCGTCCACGGTGCTGCTCGCGGGCGAGGGCGAGCTGACGGTACGCGTGCCCGCCGCCGGGCCGGTGCTGCTGCGGGTGATCTGGTCGCCCTGGCTCGGGCTGCTCGACGGCCGCCACGGCTGCCTGGAGCAGTCCGCGCAGTGGACGCTGCTGCGGGCCGACGCCCCGGGCACCTTCCGGATCGGCGCGCGCTACGCGCTCCCGCGCGGCACTCCCTGCCCGGTGCCCGGCGGCGGCTGA
- a CDS encoding iron chaperone encodes MEQELRDYVEAITPEHRPLFDRLHRLVLEAHPEAATSLSYGIPTYRVGRHRLHVGMWRHGASLYGWGQGRDSGFAARHPALTSGRGTIRLRPQDAAAIPDQELLELVRAALDD; translated from the coding sequence ATGGAGCAGGAGCTGCGGGACTACGTCGAAGCGATCACTCCGGAGCACCGGCCGCTGTTCGACCGGCTGCACCGGCTGGTCCTGGAGGCCCACCCCGAGGCGGCGACGAGCCTCTCGTACGGGATCCCGACCTACCGGGTCGGCCGTCACCGGCTGCACGTCGGCATGTGGAGGCACGGCGCGTCGCTGTACGGCTGGGGGCAGGGCCGGGACAGCGGTTTCGCCGCCCGGCATCCGGCGCTGACCAGCGGCCGGGGCACGATCCGGCTGCGCCCGCAGGACGCCGCCGCGATCCCGGACCAGGAGCTGCTGGAGCTGGTGCGGGCGGCCCTGGACGACTGA
- a CDS encoding AraC family transcriptional regulator — translation MTAEDRSVFWRPPVAGVELLHAYFRRHVYARHAHEGMTLALVDRGVAAFECGGRDHRAPAGTAFLIRPGETHTGRAADAAGYRYRVLYLAPATLDRLLDGTLPAARLGSGVVRDPALLRALSRTHAALTGQVAALARDSALHAVGASLAALPGGQVTAPARGGPPTGAVRLARDYLRAQPEREVPLEQLAAVCGVGVHHLIRSFTAALGMPPHAYQTQLRVWRARSLLADGLPPVEVAPRVGFYDQAHLTRVFKRYTGVTPGQFQG, via the coding sequence GTGACGGCCGAGGACCGCTCGGTCTTCTGGCGCCCGCCGGTCGCGGGGGTCGAGCTGCTGCACGCGTACTTCCGTCGACATGTCTACGCCAGGCACGCCCACGAGGGGATGACGCTGGCGCTGGTGGACCGGGGCGTGGCCGCGTTCGAGTGCGGCGGCCGGGACCACCGGGCCCCGGCCGGTACCGCGTTCCTGATCCGCCCCGGTGAGACCCACACCGGCCGGGCCGCCGACGCGGCGGGCTACCGGTACCGGGTGCTGTACCTGGCCCCGGCGACCCTGGACCGGCTGCTCGACGGGACGCTCCCGGCGGCCCGGCTGGGCAGCGGGGTGGTCCGCGACCCGGCCCTGCTGCGGGCGCTGTCCCGCACGCACGCCGCACTGACCGGCCAGGTCGCGGCGCTCGCCCGGGACTCGGCGCTGCACGCGGTGGGCGCGTCGCTGGCCGCGCTGCCCGGCGGGCAGGTGACCGCACCGGCCCGGGGCGGCCCGCCGACCGGCGCGGTCCGGCTGGCCCGGGACTACCTGCGGGCGCAGCCGGAGCGGGAGGTGCCGCTGGAGCAGCTGGCCGCCGTCTGCGGGGTCGGCGTCCACCACCTGATCCGCTCGTTCACGGCGGCCCTGGGCATGCCGCCGCACGCCTACCAGACCCAGTTGCGGGTCTGGCGGGCGCGATCGCTGCTGGCGGACGGCCTGCCCCCGGTCGAGGTGGCGCCCCGGGTCGGCTTCTACGACCAGGCCCATCTGACCCGGGTCTTCAAGCGGTACACCGGGGTGACCCCGGGCCAGTTCCAGGGCTGA
- a CDS encoding DUF2000 domain-containing protein translates to MSTPSTSRPTRFGWDTKIAVVLRDDLAGWQRLNVTAFTVSGIAATVDGVVGEPYTDGDGNAYLPMFRQPVLVFSTTPERMRTIHQRALQREVSLAVYPEAIFKTDNDADNRATIAGVPAGELRLAGIAVRGDRREVDRVVRGATMHA, encoded by the coding sequence ATGAGTACGCCGAGCACGAGCCGGCCGACCCGGTTCGGCTGGGACACCAAGATCGCAGTCGTGCTGCGGGACGACCTGGCGGGCTGGCAGCGGCTCAATGTCACCGCCTTCACCGTCAGCGGCATCGCCGCGACCGTGGACGGCGTCGTCGGCGAGCCCTACACGGACGGCGACGGGAACGCGTACCTGCCGATGTTCCGGCAGCCGGTGCTGGTCTTCAGCACCACCCCGGAGCGGATGCGGACCATCCACCAGCGGGCGTTGCAGCGGGAGGTCTCGCTGGCGGTCTACCCCGAGGCGATCTTCAAGACCGACAACGACGCGGACAACCGCGCCACCATCGCCGGGGTCCCGGCGGGCGAACTGCGCCTGGCCGGGATCGCGGTGCGCGGCGACCGCCGCGAGGTGGACCGGGTGGTGCGCGGCGCCACGATGCACGCGTGA
- a CDS encoding YceI family protein codes for MTSPSASQLNEPEPGVYRIDAAASTIRFVTRAMFGLVPVRGTFAIAEGRVTVDADASRSTVDVTVRADSFDSGNRKRDEHIRSADFLEAAAHPEIVFHSDRAVRSAGGATVNGTLTVHGVTLPTVLTVTSVSADGERLTATATTVVDRVGFGLTKAKGMAGRRLTLTLDVVAARDVVAAR; via the coding sequence ATGACCAGTCCCAGCGCCAGTCAGCTGAACGAGCCCGAGCCCGGTGTGTACCGGATCGACGCCGCGGCCTCGACCATCCGGTTCGTGACCCGGGCGATGTTCGGGCTGGTCCCGGTCCGGGGGACCTTCGCCATCGCCGAGGGCCGCGTCACGGTCGACGCCGACGCCTCCCGTTCCACCGTGGACGTGACCGTCCGCGCGGACAGCTTCGACAGCGGCAACCGGAAGCGCGACGAGCACATCCGGTCGGCGGACTTCCTGGAGGCCGCCGCCCACCCGGAGATCGTCTTCCACAGCGACCGCGCCGTTCGTTCCGCCGGTGGCGCCACCGTCAACGGGACACTGACCGTGCACGGCGTCACCCTGCCGACGGTACTGACCGTCACCTCCGTGTCGGCGGACGGGGAACGGCTGACCGCGACCGCCACCACCGTGGTCGACCGGGTCGGCTTCGGCCTGACCAAGGCGAAGGGCATGGCCGGGCGGCGGCTGACCCTCACCCTGGACGTGGTCGCCGCCCGGGACGTGGTCGCCGCCCGCTGA
- a CDS encoding PLP-dependent aminotransferase family protein, whose protein sequence is MAARTSIGAAQLERVLGDWQQGRDAAYRALAGSLRTLVLDGRVPVETRLPAERELSGVLGVSRTTVAAAYELLRDEGFLASRRGSGSWTALPEGRPMPVAGLSPYPTGRGGVIDLGVAALSAPEPWISAAMAVAVAELPGYTRTHGDFPSGLQVLREAIARRYAERGLPTGPEQIMVTNGAAVALNLLLRALVGPADRIAVESPSYANALRAIQHHGARPVPVPLDEDGWALDGWAGTLRAAAPSVAYVIPDFHNPTGLLMPARQRAELVALARAAGTRLIVDETMAELALDRELAAELPPPLAAFDRTGSVITIGSAGKTFWGGLRIGWIRAAPELIRRIAADRASLDVCSPVVEQLAVRQLLTDAMPEVLEFQRDRIRAQRDALTEALRQRLPDWSFRLPQGGLSLWVRTEEGGVGGSALAAAAQDFGVWIGSGPRFGVDGVLERFVRLPYAQPPEVLREAVRRLAAARTAAEAGSVPPVADFSLL, encoded by the coding sequence GTGGCTGCACGTACCTCGATCGGCGCGGCCCAACTGGAGCGCGTCCTGGGCGACTGGCAGCAGGGCCGGGACGCCGCCTACCGGGCGCTGGCCGGGTCGCTGCGGACGCTGGTGCTGGACGGGCGGGTGCCGGTGGAGACCCGGCTGCCCGCCGAGCGCGAGCTGTCGGGCGTACTCGGGGTGAGCCGGACCACCGTCGCCGCGGCGTACGAACTGCTGCGCGACGAGGGCTTCCTGGCCAGCCGCCGGGGCTCCGGCAGCTGGACCGCGCTGCCGGAGGGCCGTCCGATGCCGGTGGCCGGGCTCTCGCCGTACCCCACCGGCCGGGGCGGGGTGATCGACCTGGGTGTGGCCGCGCTCTCCGCCCCGGAACCGTGGATCTCGGCGGCGATGGCGGTGGCGGTGGCCGAGCTGCCCGGCTACACCCGCACCCACGGCGACTTCCCGAGCGGACTGCAGGTGCTGCGTGAGGCGATCGCGCGGCGCTACGCGGAGCGCGGGCTGCCGACCGGACCCGAGCAGATCATGGTCACCAACGGCGCGGCGGTGGCGCTGAACCTGCTGCTGCGGGCCCTGGTCGGCCCGGCGGACCGGATCGCGGTGGAGTCGCCCAGCTACGCCAACGCGCTGCGGGCGATCCAGCACCACGGCGCCCGGCCGGTGCCGGTGCCGCTGGACGAGGACGGCTGGGCGCTGGACGGCTGGGCGGGCACCCTGCGCGCGGCGGCGCCCTCGGTGGCGTACGTCATCCCCGACTTCCACAACCCCACCGGGCTGCTGATGCCCGCTCGGCAGCGCGCCGAGCTGGTGGCCCTGGCCCGGGCCGCCGGGACCCGGCTGATCGTCGACGAGACCATGGCCGAGCTGGCGCTGGACCGCGAACTGGCCGCCGAACTGCCGCCGCCGCTGGCCGCGTTCGACCGTACCGGCAGCGTGATCACCATCGGTTCGGCGGGCAAGACCTTCTGGGGCGGCCTGCGGATCGGCTGGATCCGGGCCGCACCGGAGCTGATCCGGCGGATCGCCGCCGACCGGGCCAGCCTGGACGTCTGCTCGCCGGTGGTGGAGCAGCTGGCGGTCCGCCAGCTGCTCACCGACGCGATGCCGGAGGTGCTGGAGTTCCAGCGCGACCGGATCCGCGCCCAGCGCGACGCGCTGACCGAGGCGCTGCGGCAGCGGCTGCCCGACTGGAGCTTCCGGCTGCCGCAGGGCGGGCTTTCGCTGTGGGTGCGCACCGAGGAGGGCGGCGTGGGCGGCAGCGCGCTGGCGGCGGCCGCGCAGGACTTCGGCGTCTGGATCGGCTCGGGCCCGCGCTTCGGCGTCGACGGGGTGCTGGAGCGTTTCGTCCGGCTCCCCTACGCCCAGCCGCCGGAGGTGCTCCGGGAGGCGGTCCGCCGCCTGGCCGCGGCCCGGACCGCGGCCGAGGCCGGCTCGGTGCCGCCGGTGGCGGACTTCTCGCTGCTCTGA
- a CDS encoding YitT family protein, producing the protein MALQIRAALGLDPWDVFHQGLARHTGLSFGTVTMVVGAAVLLLWIPLRQWPGLGTVSNVFVIGLSVNAALSLLPAPHGLPLRLAVLASAIVLNGLAGGLYIGARFGPGPRDGLMTGLCRRTGRSVRLVRASIELTVLGAGLLLGGSVGIGTVAYALGIGPLVQFFLPLLTVPGPVAVPGPVAAPEADTPAAPVLASALVDCP; encoded by the coding sequence ATGGCCCTGCAGATCCGGGCGGCGCTGGGGCTGGATCCGTGGGACGTCTTCCACCAGGGCCTGGCCCGGCACACCGGCCTGTCCTTCGGCACCGTCACGATGGTCGTCGGCGCAGCGGTGCTGCTGCTGTGGATACCGCTGCGGCAGTGGCCCGGGCTCGGCACCGTCAGCAACGTGTTCGTGATCGGCCTGTCCGTGAACGCGGCGCTGTCACTGCTGCCCGCCCCGCACGGCCTGCCGCTGCGGCTGGCGGTACTGGCGTCCGCGATCGTGCTGAACGGCCTCGCCGGCGGCCTCTACATCGGTGCCAGGTTCGGCCCCGGCCCCCGGGACGGGCTGATGACCGGCCTGTGCCGGCGCACCGGGCGCTCGGTGCGGCTGGTGCGCGCCTCCATCGAGCTGACCGTACTCGGCGCGGGGCTGCTGCTGGGCGGCTCGGTGGGCATCGGCACGGTCGCCTACGCCCTGGGCATCGGCCCGCTGGTGCAGTTCTTCCTGCCCCTCCTCACCGTCCCCGGGCCGGTCGCCGTCCCCGGGCCGGTCGCCGCGCCGGAAGCCGACACCCCGGCCGCGCCGGTCCTGGCATCCGCCCTGGTGGACTGCCCATGA
- a CDS encoding muconolactone Delta-isomerase family protein — protein sequence MNEYLVELTTRIPEGTDPAEVDRRRAAEAVRARELAATGHLGRLWRPVGELRSIGLWRADDEAELHEKVLGTLPLRPWMTLVVTPLEPHPNDPGRADAKA from the coding sequence ATGAACGAGTACCTGGTCGAGCTCACCACCCGGATCCCCGAGGGGACCGATCCGGCCGAGGTGGACCGGCGGCGCGCCGCCGAGGCGGTCCGGGCCCGGGAGCTGGCGGCGACCGGCCACCTGGGCCGACTGTGGCGCCCGGTCGGGGAGTTGCGCAGCATCGGCCTGTGGCGGGCCGACGACGAGGCCGAGTTGCACGAGAAGGTGCTGGGCACGCTGCCGCTGCGGCCGTGGATGACGCTGGTGGTCACCCCGCTCGAACCCCACCCGAACGACCCGGGCAGGGCTGACGCGAAGGCCTGA